In Daphnia pulex isolate KAP4 chromosome 7, ASM2113471v1, one genomic interval encodes:
- the LOC124197631 gene encoding myotubularin-related protein 3-like isoform X1, which yields MAQVNGDESVSKYAAVPESGVARLHSAAVPIKQPSVNGKALCSNGSSSSISSFRLSVGSGSSGDTDIQYIKPSELFPKKLAWVEGGSANTIPPPFPLLPGEDIIYEGRAVEGTLYISNYRLYLSKKVPTEAFAIPPALSPQSSVRDVNVPLGLIESIECKDIFYINLYCKDARSFRLIFVNGECCQDWLKRLSQSLNLPRKPEEVFSLAFYAWTRDDDENHLTKPPVNQTMPWWRNLSNYDQPLTGEKLFRFEVERQGYDDSVTWRISSANADFKLSPSYPTHLLVPTSISDDMLEAVAAFRSARRLPAVVWRHKRNGAVLGRCSQPEVGWLGWRSQEDETLLLSILNSCFYDSANNPLRSRHPTPNKDMNSTNEEWNGEGSLSISNGSSSNVECGSLKDLSEDSSCFTQGHKKKMLIVDARSYATAVANRARGGGCEFPQYYPQCDIEFMNLANIHAVRKSFLLLRALCQSAIGNLATTDQSNWFTQLDSTRWLHHMANLLRASWYTAVNLEEHGRPVLVHCSDGWDRTPQIVSLAQIMIDPFYRTVKGFQILVQREWIEFGHKFADRCGLLGGCEDTNERCPVFLQFLDCVHQLMSQFPTAFQFNHAYLVKMVQHIYSNLFGTFLLNTVQERTSHRISERSHSLWSFLLQKSNEYSNYLYELTEEPIWPSYQVRDLYFWSAVYTAELGSMPNDCQTGDCRENSTTVNLNTSVLFSSSSPCSSGYATPQQTALTDSMVDTLAWKNLNIKGGVRNPMEDSTDTLVDDGHKVWQRKSSINMPTTVLDQSDGDMEAGESFPLLEPEPVKEPSYKEHQDPLPSMTHFRSKQLKSPLEEPLCLPQNIASEEDGEESEVDGRNSYLNNCPTCKRNWDLLNRNQTHSKADPAPMTFNDGEEKAIATTMTRLGDSTATCLGYDLDGLLPSIDRQQVRLGQILAAKDAELDALRRDLHQTRVALCRQVCHDCKSSRKTNSSSKSNSEGLIEESCRDGSPGRNESSDCSLGGLNSSPSSWENVDEKEIGDKAPVGPPILWVPDHLAPSCMRCSTPFWMARRRHHCRNCGKVFCSECADRDLPLPHQNLFQPVRVCNVCYDSLSGENEDGEMCLGALQEQQDFSATRSHLGRAFSLTSLATGSCACHCCQLKRPTKFKAVTAGST from the exons ATGGCACAGGTAAATGGCGATGAAAGTGTTTCTAAATATGCTGCTGTACCCGAAAGTGGGGTTGCGAGGCTCCACAGTGCAGCAGTTCCTATAAAGCAGCCATCAGTAAATGGTAAAGCTCTTTGTAGCAATGGGTCATCATCAAGCATATCGAGTTTCAg GTTAAGTGTGGGAAGTGGCAGTAGTGGAGACACAGACATCCAATACATCAAACCTTCAGAACTATTTCCAAAGAAATTAGCCTGGGTTGAAGGAGGATCTGCCAACACCATCCCACCACCATTCCCTTTGTTACCAGGAGAAGATATAATTTACGAA GGCCGAGCTGTGGAAGGAACATTATACATTTCCAATTACAGACTGTATCTATCTAAAAAAGTTCCCACAGAAGCTTTTGCCATTCCTCCTGCCTTGTCTCCTCAGAGCAGTGTAAGAGATGTAAATGTCCCTTTGGGCTTAATTGAATCGATTGAGTGTAAGGATATATTCTACATTAACTTATACTGCAAAGATGCTAGATCATTCAG ATTAATTTTCGTTAATGGTGAATGTTGCCAAGACTGGCTTAAGCGGCTATCGCAAAGCTTGAATCTCCCTCGCAAGCCCGAAGAAGTTTTTTCTCTGGCTTTCTATGCATGGactcgtgatgatgatgaaaatcaTTTGACGAAGCCACCAGTTAATCAGACTATGCCATGGTGGCGTAATCTATCCAATTATGATCAACCCTTGACGGGAGAGAAATTATTCCGATTTGAG GTTGAACGTCAAGGCTATGATGATTCCGTGACCTGGCGAATCAGCTCGGCTAATGCTGATTTCAAACTGAGTCCATCTTATCCCACTCATCTGCTAGTGCCAACATCTATTTCGGATGATATGCTAGaag cTGTGGCAGCCTTCAGAAGTGCTCGTCGTCTACCAGCTGTAGTCTGGCGGCATAAGCGAAATGGGGCCGTTCTCGGCCGCTGTTCCCAGCCAGAAGTTGGTTGGCTTGGCTGGCGATCCCAAGAGGATGAAACCCTGCTTCTCTCAATCCTCAATTCTTGTTTCTACGACAGCGCTAATAATCCTCTTCGATCGCGTCATCCAACACCGAACAAAGACATGAATTCCACAAATGAAGAGTGGAATGGTGAAGGATCACTTTCGATTTCAAATGGTAGCTCGAGCAACGTAGAGTGTGGTTCCCTAAAAGATCTTAGTGAAGATTCTTCGTGCTTCACTCAAGGCCACAAAAAA AAAATGCTGATTGTGGACGCACGTAGTTATGCAACTGCTGTTGCAAACCGGGCACGAGGTGGGGGTTGCGAGTTTCCCCAATATTATCCACAATGTGACATTGAATTCATGAATCTTGCCAACATTCATGCTGTACGCAAGAGTTTCCTACTTCTTCGGGCACTTTGTCAGTCAGCCATCGGCAATTTGGCTACTACTGATCAATCCAA CTGGTTCACACAATTGGATTCGACACGGTGGCTTCATCATATGGCAAATTTGCTACGTGCATCGTGGTACACGGCTGTTAATTTGGAAGAACATGGTCGACCGGTCCTCGTTCATTGCAGTGATGGTTGGGACCGAACGCCTCAAATCGTATCCTTAGCTCAGATCATGATTGACCCTTTTTATCGAACCGTTAAA GGTTTTCAGATTCTTGTTCAGCGGGAGTGGATAGAGTTTGGTCACAAGTTTGCCGATCGATGTGGGTTGTTAGGTGGTTGTGAGGATACGAATGAGCGTTGCCCCGTTTTCTTACAGTTTCTTGACTGTGTTCACCAACTGATGAGCCAGTTTCCTACGGCTTTCCAGTTTAATCACGCTTACTTGGTCAAAATGGTGCAACATATTTACTCAAACCTCTTCGGCACTTTTCTGCTCAACACAGTCCAGGAGCGCACTTCCCACCGCATCTCCGAACGTAGCCACAGCCTCTGGAGCTTTTTGCTTCAAAAAAGCAACGAATATTCAAACTATCTGTACGAGTTAACTGAGGAG CCAATTTGGCCTTCTTATCAAGTACGGGATTTGTACTTCTGGTCAGCTGTTTACACAGCCGAATTAGGAAGTATGCCCAACGACTGCCAGACTGGAGATTGTCGGGAAAATTCCACAACTGTTAATCTTAACACTAG tgTCTTgtttagcagcagcagtcctTGTAGCAGTGGATACGCCACTCCACAACAAACAGCTTTGACAGATAGCATGGTTGACACGTTAGCGTGGAAAAATCTTAATATCAAAGGTGGAGTCCGAAATCCAATGGAAGATTCCACTGACACTCTGGTCGACGATGGACACAAAGTATGGCAAAGAAAATCTTCAATTAACAtg CCCACAACCGTTCTTGATCAATCTGATGGTGATATGGAAGCCGGCGAATCCTTTCCGTTACTTGAACCGGAGCCTGTAAAAGAGCCCTCTTATAAGGAACATCAAGATCCTCTCCCTTCGATGACCCATTTTCGTTccaaacaattaaaatctCCGTTAGAGGAGCCCCTTTGTTTACCACAAAATATTGCAAGTGAAGAAGATGGAGAAGAATCGGAAGTGGACGGCCGGAATTCTTATCTAAATAATTGTCCAACGTGTAAGAGAAATTGGGATCTTCTCAATCGCAACCAGACACACAGTAAAGCTGATCCAGCACCAATGACATTTAATGATGGTGAAGAAAAAGCAATTGCGACGACCATGACACGGCTTGGTGACTCAACTGCTACGTGCCTTGGATATGATTTGGATGGGCTTCTTCCATCAATTGATCGTCAACAAGTTCGTTTAGGGCAGATCCTCGCTGCAAAAGAC GCGGAACTGGATGCTCTGCGTCGTGATTTGCATCAGACCCGAGTAGCACTCTGTCGTCAAGTTTGCCACGACTGCAAGTCAAGTAGAAAGACAAATTCAAGTTCAAAGTCAAATTCG GAAGGTTTGATAGAAGAGTCTTGTCGTGACGGATCGCCTGGTAGAAATGAAAGTTCTGATTGCTCGCTCGGTGGTCTGAATAGTTCACCATCATCGTGGGAAAATGTTGACGAAAAAGAGATAGGAGATAAG GCTCCTGTTGGTCCACCGATCCTGTGGGTACCAGACCATCTTGCCCCTTCATGCATGAGATGTAGTACTCCATTTTGGATGGCTAGAAGGAGACACCATTGCAG GAATTGTGGTAAAGTCTTTTGTTCAGAATGTGCCGATCGCGATCTGCCTCTTCCACACCAGAATTTATTCCAACCCGTCCGAGTGTGTAACGTGTGCTACGATTCATTAAGCGGTGAAAATGAAGATGGAGAAATGTGCTTGGGGGCGCTCCAAGAACAGCAGGACTTTTCAGCTACGAGATCACATTTGGGGAGAGCCTTCAGCCTAACCAGCTTAGCCACCGGTTCCTGTGCCTGCCATTGTTGTCAACTAAAACGACCCACCAAATTCAAAGCTGTGACAGCTGGATCTACCTAG